The Pectinophora gossypiella chromosome 15, ilPecGoss1.1, whole genome shotgun sequence genome segment attatacattttattccAGGCCTAATCATTATTTCTTGACTGTCCTAAACAGGTAAAAAATAAAGCGCCTGCAGAGATCCAAATTACAGCTGAACAGCTGCTTAGAGAGGCAAAAGAAAGAGATCTTGAGATATTACCGCCTCCTCCGAAACAGAAGATTTCTGATCCTGAAGAACTGCGAGACTACCAACACAGGAAAAGGAAAGCTTTTGAAGATAATATCCGGAAGAATCGATTGGTGAGatcattaaaatttattcttaCTAGGTATATTAAATTTTCTGTGACACTTGAAAACAGCATTTGTTGATCAAGTAGGAAATCAAGCAACACTATTTAACCTATTTCAATGTTAAGCAACATTCtatcttgtattttttatttatttcaggtaaTCGGAAACTGGCTCAAGTATGCTCAGTGGGAGGAGTCACAGAAACAGATCCAAAGAGCCCGCTCCATATATGAGCGCGCATTGGATGTTGACCACAGAAATGTTACCCTATGGTAAGTGATATTCCTTCTTACATAAAACTTTGTGAATCTCCTAAAATGCTACTCAAGTAGACAGACCCTGAGTAATACATGTGAGTgatttaaaatgtatacaacATACATTGGACTAGGCCAATTAGAAATATAgaagtgagcttatgttatgattataaccaaattaaatgtttttcaaTTCTAGGCTGAAGTACACTGAAATGGAAATGCGTAATCGCCAAGTAAACCATGCTAGGAACCTGTGGGACCGAGCTGTCACCATACTGCCCAGGGTGTCTCAATTCTGGTACAAATACACTTACATGGAAGAAATGTTGGAGAACATTGCAGGAGCTAGACaggtatgttatattttaaactattgtCATACATTGATGGATTTCCATTCATAAGTTccagtattttttaaatgtatttactaCATTTACTTATTGACATTGATTcagaatattatacttacaggTTTTCGAAAGATGGATGGAATGGCAACCAGATGAGCAAGCCTGGCAAACTTATATCAATTTTGAACTAAGGTACAAGGAATTAGACAGAGCTCGCCAAATCTATGAAAGATTTGTCATGGTCCACCCGGATGTGAAACATTGGATTAAATATGCCAAGTTTGAAGAAAACCATGGTTTTATTAATGGAGCCAGGAAGGTTTATGAAAGAGCTATAGAATTCTTTGGAGATGAAGAACTTGATGAAAGATTGTTTATTGCATTTGCAAAATTTGAAGAGAATCAGAAAGAGCATGACCGTGCTAGAGTCATATACAAGTATGCTCTAGACCATATCCCTAAAGACAGAAATAAAGAGTTATACAAAGCATATACTATCCATGAGAAGAAATATGGGGACCGGTCAGGAATAGAAGATGTTATTGTTAATAAGAGAAAGTATATGTATGAACAAGAAGTAATAGAGAACCCCACAAACTATGACGCATGGTTTGATTACATAAGGCTTGTAGAAAATGAAGGCAATGTTGATGACATAAGGGATACATATGAAAGAGCAATTGCCAATGTACCTCCTTCCAAGGATAAACAATTTTGGAGGCGttacatttatttatggatTAATTATGCTCTTTATGAGGAGCTGGAAGCAGAAGATATTGATCGCACAAGACAGGTTTATAGAACTTGTTTAGAGTTAATCCCtcacaaaatatttacattttcaaaaatatgGCTAATGTATGCCCAGTTTGAAGTAAGATGCAAAGATTTGAAACAAGCAAGAAAAAGTTTAGGGTTGGCTTTAGGAATGTGTCCCAGAGACAAGCTGTATAGAGGATACATTGATCTAGAGATTCAACTGAGAGAATTTGACAGATGCAGAATCCTTTACCAGAAGTTCTTGGAATATGGTCCTGAAAACTGCATAACATGGATTAAGTTTGCTGAATTGGAAACATTGTTAGGGGACATAGACAGAGCCAGAGCAATTTATGAAATAGCAGTTGGTCAACCCAGGCTAGACATGCCAGAACTGTTGTGGAAAAGTTATATAGACTTTGAAGTATCACAGGGAGAAACAGAAAAAGCAAGACAACTATATGAAAGATTGTTAGAAAGAACTGTTCATGTAAAAGTTTGGCTATCATATGCAAAGTTTGAGTTAAATGCTGAAAATCCTGACAATATTAATGTTGAATTAGCAAGGAGAGTTTATGAACGGGCTAATGATAGCTTGAGAAGTGCTGGAGAAAAGGAATCTCGAGTACTTCTTCTAGAAGCCTGGAAAGATTATGAAACTGAAATTGGTGATGACATTAAACTTGAAAAAGTTTTGGGTAAAATGCCTAGAAGAGTCAAGAAACGGCAAAAGATTGTCAGTGAAGGAGGTGTGGAAGAGGGATGGGAAGAAGTGTTTGATTATATATTCCCTGAAGATGAAATGGTTAGGCCCAACTTGAAACTACTTGCAGCTGCTAAGCAATGGAGAAAACAAAAAGAAGTTATAGAGGTGCCTACAGAGGATAAGGACCAAGAGCAAAACCCTGAGCAACCAGAAAAAGTAACTGAACAGGAACCTGAAACCACACAACCAAGTCCTGATAGTGACAGTGATAGTAATTGAATAGGGATAATATaaatgatgaataaatatttttatttttttcaatcaatAAAAGTGTACTTAGTTTCAATCTTATTACAGGAAAAACATGTCTTTATTTATAATAGGAACCAAACATATTTCTTCAGTCCACATCTTCAGGCCGCACTGGGTGAGAGAGTGGTATGACTGACTTCTTAGCAACATCTCTGGAACATGCTTTTCTCATATCTGCAAGAATAAAGAGGATGTCAAATAAAACAAGTTTTAAGAATAAAATCAAAGGATCAAAGGAATATTACCATAAGCATCTTCATCTGGGTCACCTGAATAATATTCTAAAACAGTTCGATACACAATGTACCCCAAGTTTTTATACATGTTGATTGCCACTTTATTGCTCACTCTTACGAATAGATCCACGAAATAAGCCTTTTTCCTGAAACAAATTAAACACAAAATGATGTTTTGTGAAAAGCCATTCATAAAAAAAGTACAGAAACTACTTGTTTATAGCACTTACTTTTCTGATACATCTTCCAAAATGTTCATTAGTGTAGCAGCAAGTCCTAATCTTCTATAATCTGGACTTACTGTTAATGCTGTAACATGTCCATGCCAATTTTCACCATGACCTTCCGCTTTTCCCATTACTGTAATTAAGATAAGACTTTGTTATTaaacttttcaaataaataatattcaagaAAACCCGAAATTTTAAGAAATGGTTTACTTACTATATCCCATTATCTCTCCACTTGGTGCTTCTGCAACTTGGAAATATTCAGGCCAGTGTGCAAGATACTGAGTATAAAAAGATAATCCGTAGGTTTCTGTAAGAGGGTCTAGATTTCTGAAATAAAggataaaaataagtacaacaaACAAACCAAACGCCGAAATCCTACATACAGAAATAAAAGCACGATTACTAAATACTAACACGTTGTTAAATTTTAACATATCTTCGCATGTAAAAGGCCTAATAGTCGTCATTTCAATATAAGAAACAAAttaaatctataaatataacCTAAAATCGTTTCACGATGCAGCTTGTCAAGTCAATTGCAATGAATGAATGGCAACATTTTGAATGAACATTTTATAGTTGGTCATTCCATAGACAAAGACAGCAGAAATATGAATGAGTGAGTAAATAGAACCGCTTCATTTCCGTTtggtttttattaattatttttactgtaattCTTTCTACATTTTTGCTACCTAATAAAAAGACTGGTTACAACATGAAGAAAACTACAATAAGAAAATTTtgaatcaataaaaaatatataaatccaATAGTGAACTCATAAcgaaatataaaaattgttgCCACCAAAAATAATTGCTTTTACATTGGAGAGTTATTGTCTGACTCGTTTTAACACATGTCgaaaacatatttattactCTTTTTACAAGCTAAAAGCTCAAGTGGAGCGATCTATGGGCTTCTTGCAGTTTACCAACACGACAATGGCCGAATTGtctgtataaaatattttttattggctCATACATCCAAACCTGCCATGTCTTTGGTTTTAAAAATGGCGTATACAAGCTTTTTGTTTGCCGGTTTACGCTGTTGAATAGCCCCCAAGAGCCCGCGCGTAATCGAGGCGAGTGGTAAACGTCGTGAATATGAAATTGAAGTACATGTGTAGGTATATAATCAACAGTATGGACCCCGTGAACGAATTTTCGTAGCGTTATGGTGAATTAGAATGGTGCCTGTGGCTCGTCAATCTTGCACGTCGTCAGGTTACCAGTTCATAACGTAAATATCACCCAGCGAGCATTTTATATTTCAGATATGACAGCGTCGCAAAACAGTAGATAATGGAGAGCTCGGAAGACGATGCGGGCGCCGCGACGAACGCTTCCCGCCGAGCATCGGCGCGGGAAAAGGACGTCGGAGCGTGCGAGGATGGCGGTGCAAGCGGTGCGATGCTGCAGGTCCCAGCGGAAGCCGGCGGAACCAGCGAAACCGCTTCCGTATCGGAGGAAGCGTTTGACGCCGACAGCGTGCCGTCGCCGTCCGCGCAAGATGTCAACACCAGCACCGAGGCTATCCTCGACATGATCGATGAGATCGTAGACGGCCCCGATGCCCCCAAGAGACTATCGCGTGGCTCGGCAGATGCTGACGCCGACGACATGTGCACTGCTTCCGACGTCCCTGCCGGTGTCCCCCAACCATTGTCGAGTGACACTGATCCCCAAACATCTTGTACACAAACATCAACATCTGAAAGTGACACCAAAGGAAGTGAAAAATCAAGTGATTCTCCATCTGACTGTGTATCACATAGTAAGGCAATAGCAAGTGATGTTTATATAGGAAACTTATCAGAAGAAAAAAGTGAGTTAAAAGTTGAAAATGCATCTGTCACATCTGCTAATGATGGGAACTCTACAGAAGTGTCACAGAAGAGTCCTATAGGTAGTCAAGCTGAATGCACATTGAAAAGCAATTTAACTGAGTGTGACACAGGCGTGGAACCAGTGACAACCAAGAATGCACAATTAGATAATCCACCACATCAAGCAGATCTGCCAAATGCTATCAGTGAACCTACAGTAAGAGAAAGTAATCAACATAAATCAGTGTCTCCAAGTGAAGAAATACCAGCCAATTTAATAACGGAGAACCTTTTACATGAAAATACAAATAAAGTAGTATCACAAAGCATATCTGAAATCAACTTGCATGTAGAATCACCACAGGCAAGTTCAAGTCTTGCTGGGAATGTGGCAGCTGAATCAACCTCTGAGGAAACAGTTATGTGTTCAGAGGAAAAACCAAGCAGTTTACCTCCCAATATTCCTTCCAGCAGTGTGGCAGAATCAATTTCTAATCTAACAGACTCTAGTGAGAATCAAATATGTGAACGGACAATAAAGTGTGTGACGTCCAGTGATAATCGGGACAATGTAACTGTTGAAAGTGCAGAGTCCACATCTAGTGACACTAGTGTTAGTGAAGGAAGAGCTGTAACAAGTGAGTCCATGACACGGTCTCCACTGCGTCGACGGTTGGTAAGGCCAGCGCCCAGTGATCGCCGCCCTGATTCTACAGTTTCCTCTACTGTGGACACTCAAAATGTGAATGTTGATACTTCTGAACAGACAACCAGTGATAGTGTTGCAAAAGATGTTTCTAGTTCATCGGATGCTGTACCTTCTGTATATGGTAATGTTAAGCCACAAGAGATTAGAAATTTAGGTGAAATTAGTGTCTGCAAAGCAGAAACATCAATTAGCCCccctaaaaaaattaaacttgTTAGACAAAAAATTGCAGCATCCAGTGCTCAGAGAGATATTATAGATGAAAAACCTGTATTGACACCTGATAGTGAACAGTGTCAATCAACATCATCTGAATATACCCCATCATCATTACTAGATACTGCTTTAGAAACCAGTCCAACTTCAAAAGCTGAAAATGTGGTACAAAACTTGTGCAATGAAGTTGTAAGCAATGATCCACCTGCAAATCTGACTACAAGTATAAGTGTGAGTTCAGAAAAGAAAGTTCAAGAAGTTGTAACGCAAGAGAGCTCATCCCAACCAGTGCCCCCAGAAGTGCATAAAAATGAAAGTGATGACCAGAAAAAAGTTACACCTATCACATTTAATTTAAGCATTTCAAAAGAGACATGTTCCACTGAAAGTAAATCAGATTGTGTGGATGAGGGTACTAGTAGTACCAGTATTGTCAAAGAAGTATCAGATTGCACTAAACAAGTACCTAAGTTGACTATCAAGCTTGGAAATATACAAACAGAGGAACCAAAATCTCCAATTCCCAAACTGACTATTAAACCTATAAAACCTCCATTAGAAAGTGAAGATTTCAAAAGGGAGTCGAGTGAGCAAATTCCAAGTGTAACTAAATTGAATATTAAGCCTATATTAAAACCACCGGAAAAGATTAATGATATTCACAGAAAGTCTAGCAGCAGTGAAATATCAGAATCTGAATATTCTGAAAATGATGAAAGTAATAGTACATCAGATCAAGCATCCAACTCAGATCAAGGCCCATCTGATGTTGTTCCAAAAGTAACTATTAAAGTTGGGAAACCTGGCACTGACAGTGAGGGAAAATTTTACACAGAACAAAATGTCCCAAAACTTCTAATTAAGAGTATTCCTCATAACGAAAATGAGGAACAGGAATCTGTATCAAAACTTAAATTGGTAATTAGCCAACCTGATGATAACCAATCAGAAAAAATCCCTAAATTGACAATTAAATCAGTGGCAAAGTCTGAGGGACAGCCCCTTAGCCCCAAATTGACAATAAAGCCTCTGAAACCACTTGAAACTGTTAAAAAAGATTGTTTAACGGAATCAGCAATGGACTTTGAAATTCCTAAAATAACAATCAAACCTGTTGTCAAAACTGACACAGAATCATCTTCTAAAACACCTAGAAAATCAACAGTGGTATGTGACAGCCTTGAACACATTCCTGTTGTTACGAAACTAAATATTAAGCCTATTTTGAAACCAACCGAGTGTGAAACAGAAAACTTAGAAGAAAGAGTACCTGtggtttcaaaattaaatataaaacctATTGTAAAACCTACTGACCCTTCTGAAACTGCAGAGGAAGTAGAGAGCCAAGTGCCtgtagtttcaaaattaaacatTAAGCCTATTCTGAAACCTGCAGAGGTTGAAGCATCTGAAGCTAAGGAACAAAATGTACCTGTGGTTtcgaaattaaatataaaacccATTTTGAAGCCCTCAGAGACTAGTGAAGCTTCAGAAAGTTTGGGAGAGAAAGTTCCTGTAGTATCAAAATTGAATATTAAACCTGTAATTAAACCTAAAGATAATGAAATTCAATCTAGCGTAGAAGATATACCTaaagttacaaaattaaatataaagcCCCTGAGGAATCCTGAAGAAAAATCTTCAGATGAAAAAGACTGTGATGAATTGAATGATGATACTGAAAGAAATAGTATACCTGTTGTTACGAAAATTAATATTAAGCCTATAATTAAGCCTGTTGATGAAGATACATCAAAAGATTCGGAGAACCAATCATCAGAAACGGGTAATTCCAGTGATGATAACACTGATCACATACCTGTTGTAACCAAGATAAATATTAAGCCTATTATAAAACCCAATGATACAGAAGAATTATCAAAACCGAGTGAAGAAAATATTCCTGTTATAACAAAACTGAATATTAAACCTTTAATCAAACCAGAAGAAAGTAAATCACCTTCTTCTCCTAAAAAGGAAAATGTTAAAATCACCAAATTGAATATAAAGCCTGTACTAAAACCGGAGGAAATTGAGCAACAGAAAAGTAACATTGATAGTGAAGATGTTTCTACTAAAAACCCACCCCTTGTAATGAAAATTAACATTAAGACTGTGACTGATATTCCATTTAAAGAAACCTTATCTGATGAAGATAGGAAAGTAAACAGCAGTGATGACAACAGCGAATATAAGCCTAATAATATAGATGAAAATATACCGAAAGTGTCCAAGCTGAATATAAAACCGATTGTGAAACCTTCCAAGTCTGATGATTTACAAGGAGTTTCTTCTAATATGACTCAAGTAGTAATGAACTGTAAACCAAGTAGTTCTCATTTATATATGACTGAAACaccaaaacaaaattgtgtgtCTATTGTAAATGAAGATCCTAAGTTTGATAAACATACAGAGAAGTCAGGTAATCAGAATGAACCATCTACCACTCATAAGCAAATTCCTTCATCAGACATTGCTATAGACTTCACAACGAAACCAGCACAGAGTAAAGAATCTAATACGAAATTAGGAGATATTTGTAATCGAACAATAATGGAATCTTTTAACCAAGTTCCAACGAAGCCACATTCATCATTACAGAATTGTACTCTTTTGAAAAAATTATTAGAGACAAAGAAAGATGGATTGGATAAAAGACTGGATGAAAACAGAATTAATGCAAATCATTCAATACCCATAAGGACAgaatcaaacataattaaagttGATATGAGCTGTGAACAACAttatagagaaaaaaataattctaaagGTCATGAAAATGAAATCACCATCCCACCTAGCACAGATCAATCAAAAGTTAATGATATTCATGTATCTATAGAACAAGTTCCAGCTGAAAGTATTCACAAAGAGCCGGGTGAACATGTCACCAGGCCATTGGAAATCAACATATCTGATAAAATTTCTACTCAAAGCTCTGGACAGGATTCTCCAaggataatattaaaaataaataagactgACCATGGTCCTTCAGCAAAAATTATTACCGAGGAGCCAAAGGGACCAGGCACTCCACAACAAAATGATGGATCTGAAAATACTCAGGAAGTTGTAAATGACAAACAGAGTCATAAGAAAGTTGTAAATAGCAGAAAGAAACCCCTAGCAGATACCCCAACTATGCCTATGGGAAAACGATTACGAAGTTCAAGGATTGTAGAAAATACAGAAAAGTCTCCAGTAGTAAAAAAGTACACTGGAAAGCGACCGTCCACTACAGATACTAGCCCACCACAGAGCAAGGAACCAGAACTGTCAGTGCTAGAAACTAAAAGGTTAAAACTTGGACAATTATTGTCCAGTAAATCTTTAGGTACGCCCGTGCCCGCGAAAGTCACACAGGTGTCCCCTACCAAAACAAATGTAGAAACTAAACAGGCTGGAAAAATCGTTAATCATTCACTGTTAATTAATGAAAATTGTTCCAAAAATGGTAATTCGAAATTACACAATATTTTATCAAATCTACAAGCGAAACAGGCTCAAGCGTTAGCCTTTAACGACATGAACTGTGCAGAGAAGACACCCATTTTGCCAGAGCTCGAATCCAATGCTTCAACGGGAAGTTCAGACGTCGTCGAGGTAGTACCAGTAGAAAATTCCCATCCTGAGGTGCAAGAAATGATAATTAATGAGAACTCGGAGTCTCACGACTTCCCACCGACGTCGGATGAGCTGTCGCAGGATCCGCTGGAGGTGGACGCGCCTAAGCCGGCAGAGCCGCCCGTGGAGGCAATGAGCGCGCCGCCGCCCGTGCAGCTGACGCCGCAGCCCAAGAAGCGCGGCCGCCCACGCAAGCTGCCCGTGTCCGAGGGCGCCAAACCCGCGCCCGTCTTGCCTGTGCCGGCCCTCGAGGAGCGACCGCAACGATCACTTCGATTATCAAGGTATTTATGTTATAGATAGGtatttatgatataaaatactaTACAAATAGCAAATAGAGAGTCGAATGAGTCATCTCTGTTTCAATAAGCATCGACGGGTAAGAGCGTTAAGGATAAACAATTTTGTaatcttttataatttataattatcttctCCATCTCCCTAGTGTTTCACTGTTTTCCGCTTACctctgaagatttgtcaggaccagttttttacagaagtgactgcttTTTTGCGTTATGATCTGTACACCTAAATAAGTTTCATCTATCTGAGTTTTGTTAAAGATTTTTTGCAATTATATGAATTGTCACGTCATTAAACATGGTATTTGATTTTCAGAGAACAACCGCGGCACCCGACCATCCTGGCGAAGCCCCGCGGGCGGGGTCGAGGGCGAGGGCGGCGCGCGGAGCCCGATCCACCGCGCGAGGAACCCGCCGTTGAGGCTGCAAACAAGTTCTTTGTGGACGAGAAGCCTGAGGACATCGACCCCACCAGCTCGCGGATCAAGCTGCCCCGTATGACGGAGGCGCTGGACAAGATGCCGTCCTCGTGTACGACACCGCTGTCGAGCCGGAGGAGAAATTCGTCGACATCGGACATTAAGTTATTCGAGACAGAGCCCAAAGTGGTGCTGAACATGCTGCCGAAGATGGAGGAGCCGGTGACGTCGCCGGAGACACCAGCGCGCGGGACTCGCGGGGGGCGGGGCTCGCGCGGCGGCCGTGGCCGCACGCCTCGCTCGGGGCGCGGCCGCGGCAggggcggcggccgcggcgccaTGTACATGAAGGTGCGTACTGCAGGGCTGACTGATGACAGAGGTGACACTTTCCCGTAACCACCGATGAGATATCAAGATCGATCAGAATTTCTTCTACACACCGACCTGTCACAGTTATCTTTGAAACATGGTTGATGAAATTTGTTACTGACCAAGATATGGCTGACCACTTTTTAAGTATGAGTATTTGCTTCATTTTTGGGAAAAGTTCAACTCTATTCCAGTCCTACATATAAGTGTTAATACGTTTTTAAATGTTGTTATAATACGTAAATTGTTATAGGAAACCATGGGTATCTACGGGCGAGTCTGCGGCCCGGCTACTACCACCGTGCAGCTCTTCGAGGAGGAGACCTGCATGATGGATGATAACGCCACACCCGCCAAGTAAGTCACAGTAAAGATCACAAATACTACGATAATATATGCAATTTATCATGTCAATTCCTCTACTGCATGTTATTTTAACACAGAAAGTAAGACAAATAACAACATTGGGAGATAAGAGTTTGTACAACTTGCATTGTGTATTTGCAGGCCCTCGCATTTATTGGACGAAGACTCTCAGAGCTCAGTGAAAAGCTCTACCAATGACAGCAGCAAAATGAAGAAGTCTAAGTTTGCTGACTTGTTTGACAGGTAAGCTTCCCAATAGGATATGAGCTTAGCTAATAAGCTTTTCCAGAAATTATATACTCCAAATATCCATTCATCccgttattaattattttctactctcatgtgggttgtaaggtcaatgtcgcacctcatcaaccctggtggcagggctGCTAGTGAGCCTCTAAAGGCcccaacatggctcatgtaacgactttaCGTAAATAGAAGCTGGGAcggactgcttaacgtgccctccgaagcacggatcttcttgcttttggacaatcgggtgaccagCCTATTatgtcctacccaaactagggattacaaagtatttttttgatcgtgagcccaaagctcaaccattggactacggaggccgttatagatATCCAAATTTATCTATTGACGCAAAATCTTTAgctatctttttttttgcaTACTACTTGATACAGCTCAGCCAACTCGCATAATCCCATTGAATAGCGCTAATAGCGTCCCACCTGGAAACTTTTCTCGGGTAGGTAATGTTAACTTATGTTGTTGATGCTGTTTGCAGTAACAAAGTGTGGACGGCAGCTGATGTCAAGGAGTACATGTGGCCGCCGCCCGAGACGCCGGATGTGGAACACCAGGTAGGCTTACAATATATaatgacaaacaaaaaaaagactGGCTTCTTTATGacttttgatatgaagtcccAAGATGGATAATGAGCCATATGGTGTCAGGTGATCAGTCTCACTAACATGTTAGAAGGGTCACAATCCCTTAGCGCGCTTTAACATCCATATCTTTCTTTCCCAGGTAATGATGATCCAGGAGCAAGTGGCGATGTTCCTGGGCGTGAAGAGCTTCAAGCGACGCTACCCGGAGCTGAAGCGGCGGCCCGTCTGTGGCGAAGAGCGCGACTACGTGCTAAGCAAGGGCATCGTCACTGAAGCCCTGTGCGACcttggtaaataaattatttgagtcgttcttcttttttaacgACTATGATCTGCCCCTCCTTCTGATAAATtacatgttttagaattttatttgatCTTTCTactgtccaaaaatatagttatcttattatactctaAATACTAGCAAAATACCAATCGattcctcgattagtgattaacaTAGCGTGAttctttttttcaaaattctgttgtaaatcgaaatgctgtcttCGATCGAAAGGGCCACTCTGAGGAACTAATTACAAGTTTCCCTTGTTTTTTATGATGGGTTGATGACTTATTCTAGTGACTGAGATCTTGTGACACTTGAATAACATTGTCAGAAGGGCGCTGGGTTGCACCATCTTCAGCATCTTCTAAAAAAGAACTGTCTTGGAAGTAATGTAACTCAAGATATAAATGTTGAAATTTTAGACATACTTGTCCTAAGCATTACATCATTGTCTTGAACCTACCCTACCCACCGACAGGTATAACAGCAGTGGACGCGAGCGAAGTCCTGGACATAATGCTATCAGACTACCCTCACAAGTACGAGGAGTATCGCGCTCACCAGCGGCAGAGACAGCTGGCGGCCGCAGTCGACGAACCCGACACGAAGACCGAGCGCGTGGACCGTGTCGAAATGAAGCCTGAAGTAAAACCTGTAGAAACCAAGCCTGAACCGCCTAAAGTTGACTTGGAGAAAACTAGACAGGTAAGAAAATGTTAGGCGTGAAGTGAGTTGCCATTGAAACGGATCTTTTGAATCTCTCGCCTTGAActcacgttcgaaaatatatacacatttcacgtagcacatcagaacttgtcatttgcaatatgagacaggtatatattttgGCACACGAGTTACAAGTTACGTTGCAGGCGTTATTGAAGCAAATAATGTGGCTTAACAGGAGGCGCTGGCAGCGGCGATAGCGTCGGCCAGCGAGTTCAACTCGCGCATGAACGTGTCCCGGCGCGGCGCGTGCGTGGACCTGCAGTCGCACACGGTGcagcgccgccgcgcgccgccgccgcgcccgcgcgaGCACGTGCGCCCGCCCGCCGGGTTCTACCCGCACGCGCTGCTGCCCGGCCAGTACCAGCACTCCTACAGGGTGTACACGCCCGACCAGCTGCGGTATGTGCTCATACAccatcacaccccggacacttcatacaaacacctcgttatacacagacactacacattgacattattgtacacacgcatctgtgtttGTGACGCCATAATTGAAGACCGAAGAggtgtaaaaacacctccaccaacccgca includes the following:
- the LOC126373019 gene encoding protein crooked neck, which translates into the protein MEGKTTKMPKVAKVKNKAPAEIQITAEQLLREAKERDLEILPPPPKQKISDPEELRDYQHRKRKAFEDNIRKNRLVIGNWLKYAQWEESQKQIQRARSIYERALDVDHRNVTLWLKYTEMEMRNRQVNHARNLWDRAVTILPRVSQFWYKYTYMEEMLENIAGARQVFERWMEWQPDEQAWQTYINFELRYKELDRARQIYERFVMVHPDVKHWIKYAKFEENHGFINGARKVYERAIEFFGDEELDERLFIAFAKFEENQKEHDRARVIYKYALDHIPKDRNKELYKAYTIHEKKYGDRSGIEDVIVNKRKYMYEQEVIENPTNYDAWFDYIRLVENEGNVDDIRDTYERAIANVPPSKDKQFWRRYIYLWINYALYEELEAEDIDRTRQVYRTCLELIPHKIFTFSKIWLMYAQFEVRCKDLKQARKSLGLALGMCPRDKLYRGYIDLEIQLREFDRCRILYQKFLEYGPENCITWIKFAELETLLGDIDRARAIYEIAVGQPRLDMPELLWKSYIDFEVSQGETEKARQLYERLLERTVHVKVWLSYAKFELNAENPDNINVELARRVYERANDSLRSAGEKESRVLLLEAWKDYETEIGDDIKLEKVLGKMPRRVKKRQKIVSEGGVEEGWEEVFDYIFPEDEMVRPNLKLLAAAKQWRKQKEVIEVPTEDKDQEQNPEQPEKVTEQEPETTQPSPDSDSDSN
- the LOC126373024 gene encoding N-alpha-acetyltransferase 20, which codes for MTTIRPFTCEDMLKFNNVNLDPLTETYGLSFYTQYLAHWPEYFQVAEAPSGEIMGYIMGKAEGHGENWHGHVTALTVSPDYRRLGLAATLMNILEDVSEKKKAYFVDLFVRVSNKVAINMYKNLGYIVYRTVLEYYSGDPDEDAYDMRKACSRDVAKKSVIPLSHPVRPEDVD